The Nitrospira sp. genome contains a region encoding:
- a CDS encoding carboxymuconolactone decarboxylase family protein, whose amino-acid sequence MYDMKNLGKMKLLEVHAPEAMKAFVAFDKAALAEGTLSRKYKELIALGVAFTTQCPYCIEIHTNNARGAGASDAEIAEAVLVAAALRAGGAITHGTHAFKGA is encoded by the coding sequence ATGTATGACATGAAGAACCTAGGGAAGATGAAACTGCTCGAAGTGCACGCGCCGGAGGCCATGAAAGCGTTTGTGGCGTTCGACAAGGCCGCCTTGGCGGAAGGTACGTTGTCGAGGAAGTACAAGGAGCTGATCGCACTCGGCGTCGCTTTCACGACGCAATGTCCTTATTGCATCGAAATCCATACGAACAACGCGCGCGGGGCGGGCGCCTCGGATGCTGAGATTGCCGAAGCCGTGCTTGTCGCTGCTGCCCTTCGTGCCGGCGGAGCGATTACTCACGGCACGCATGCCTTCAAGGGAGCGTGA